Proteins encoded within one genomic window of Candidatus Berkiella cookevillensis:
- a CDS encoding thioesterase family protein, which translates to MNLYLRLIWLLLRFPFMQKPADPLESTQLDMRVWPNDLDLNMHMNNGRYLTVMDLGRLHLTFVNGLLGACLKRGWLPVLGSAKIHYLKPLNLFQKYKLESKVIYWDEKWIYMEQHFFKEDVLCATALLKALFVGKEGKIPSQQLIDLMGKEIACPPAPEVLKRWIECEKRDEI; encoded by the coding sequence ATGAATTTATATCTTAGATTGATTTGGTTGTTATTGCGCTTCCCTTTTATGCAAAAACCCGCAGATCCACTAGAGTCCACACAATTAGATATGCGCGTGTGGCCAAACGATCTTGATTTAAATATGCATATGAATAATGGCCGTTATTTAACGGTTATGGATCTCGGCCGTTTGCATTTAACTTTTGTAAATGGCCTACTCGGTGCTTGTCTAAAACGTGGCTGGCTACCAGTCTTAGGGAGCGCTAAAATTCATTATTTAAAACCCTTAAACCTATTCCAAAAATACAAGCTTGAATCTAAAGTCATCTATTGGGATGAAAAATGGATTTATATGGAACAACATTTTTTTAAAGAAGATGTGCTCTGTGCAACTGCACTGCTGAAAGCACTTTTTGTGGGAAAAGAAGGCAAAATTCCTTCTCAACAATTAATCGATCTCATGGGGAAAGAAATTGCCTGCCCACCAGCACCTGAGGTACTTAAACGCTGGATTGAATGCGAAAAGCGAGATGAAATTTGA
- a CDS encoding beta-ketoacyl-ACP synthase III translates to MTVVISGTGLFTPTQVITNQELVDSFNSYVDDFNQSNKDKITSGEIQALEPSSAGFIEKASGIKQRYVIDKKGILDPTRMRPFIATRAPEEPSLQCEMALKAINQALDVAQINPQEVDGIIVACSNFQRAYPAISIEIAHFLQSAAFGFDMNVACSSATFGIATATAMIEAKQAKTIIVVNPEICSGHLNFRDRESHFIFGDACTALVLQEKSLAKVPHFQIIDTKLTTSYSNNIRNNQGFLTHTEVATQEAIPHHLFMQQGRKVFKEVIPLVCEHLLSHCNSNHIQLEDIKRLWLHQANRSMNELITKKVLNKELNELDAPIILDTFANTSSAGSIICFHQHHHDFIENEIGIICSFGAGYSIGSVLVRKFN, encoded by the coding sequence ATGACAGTTGTAATTTCCGGTACAGGACTTTTTACACCCACTCAGGTGATCACAAACCAAGAATTAGTGGATTCCTTTAATTCCTACGTCGATGATTTTAATCAGAGCAATAAAGATAAAATTACCAGTGGCGAAATTCAAGCTTTAGAGCCTTCCTCTGCTGGCTTTATTGAAAAAGCTTCCGGTATTAAGCAACGTTATGTCATCGATAAGAAAGGCATTCTCGATCCCACTCGTATGCGTCCCTTTATTGCGACAAGAGCGCCAGAAGAACCCTCTTTGCAATGTGAGATGGCATTGAAGGCAATTAATCAAGCACTTGATGTTGCGCAGATAAACCCACAAGAGGTTGATGGCATTATTGTAGCATGTTCTAATTTTCAACGCGCTTATCCCGCCATTTCAATTGAAATTGCCCATTTCCTACAATCTGCTGCTTTTGGCTTTGATATGAATGTAGCATGCTCTTCTGCTACTTTTGGAATAGCAACGGCAACAGCCATGATCGAAGCAAAACAAGCGAAAACCATTATAGTGGTTAATCCTGAGATTTGTTCTGGACATTTAAATTTTAGAGACAGAGAATCGCATTTTATTTTTGGGGATGCTTGCACCGCATTAGTATTGCAAGAAAAATCCCTTGCAAAAGTACCACATTTTCAAATTATCGATACTAAACTAACAACCAGCTATTCGAACAATATTCGCAACAACCAAGGCTTTTTGACACATACAGAAGTTGCAACGCAAGAAGCAATTCCTCATCATTTGTTCATGCAACAAGGGCGAAAAGTATTTAAAGAGGTCATTCCATTGGTATGTGAACATCTGCTATCACACTGCAATAGTAATCACATTCAACTCGAGGATATAAAGCGTCTTTGGTTGCACCAAGCCAATCGTAGCATGAATGAATTGATTACTAAAAAAGTCTTAAACAAAGAGCTCAATGAACTTGATGCTCCTATTATCTTAGATACTTTTGCAAATACCAGTTCAGCAGGTAGCATCATTTGCTTTCACCAACATCATCATGATTTTATAGAAAATGAAATCGGTATTATTTGCTCATTTGGTGCAGGCTATTCAATTGGTAGTGTCTTAGTGCGTAAATTTAATTAA
- a CDS encoding enoyl-CoA hydratase-related protein, translating to MAQQESIICQQRDNVLIIEFNRAEKKNALSRAMYQSLTQALLEAEQQDSIHAVVLSGSETCFTAGNDLSDFIDAKSMHDLEPVLNLLMLLPRFKKPLIAAVNGLAIGIGTTLLLHCDMVIADHSSQFQLPFINLAACPEAASSFLLPRLVGHVKASELLMLGERFDAQTALQLKIINEIAPIHSALTIALEKANKIASKSPKAIQLTKALLKKPILEEVSSVTAYEAKSFFECLQSKEAQLALQAFFKQ from the coding sequence ATGGCTCAGCAGGAATCTATTATTTGCCAACAACGTGATAATGTTTTAATCATCGAATTCAATCGCGCCGAGAAGAAAAATGCATTGTCTCGAGCCATGTACCAATCCTTAACACAGGCACTCCTTGAAGCAGAACAACAAGATAGCATACATGCAGTCGTACTGAGTGGCAGCGAGACCTGCTTTACCGCAGGCAATGATCTATCCGATTTTATCGACGCAAAATCTATGCATGATCTTGAACCAGTTTTAAATTTATTAATGCTATTGCCTAGATTTAAAAAACCACTCATTGCAGCCGTGAATGGTCTCGCAATTGGCATTGGTACTACCCTACTCCTACATTGTGATATGGTGATTGCCGATCACAGCAGTCAATTTCAATTACCCTTTATTAATTTAGCTGCCTGCCCAGAAGCTGCTAGCAGTTTTCTTTTACCTCGATTAGTAGGCCATGTAAAGGCAAGTGAATTGCTCATGCTAGGCGAGAGATTTGATGCACAAACTGCATTGCAACTTAAGATCATTAATGAAATTGCACCCATTCATTCTGCGCTCACGATCGCACTTGAGAAAGCCAATAAAATAGCAAGCAAATCGCCTAAAGCCATACAATTAACCAAAGCACTGCTCAAAAAACCTATATTAGAAGAAGTCTCTTCTGTTACTGCTTATGAGGCAAAGTCCTTTTTTGAATGTTTGCAATCTAAAGAAGCACAACTTGCATTGCAAGCTTTTTTCAAACAATAA
- a CDS encoding ATP-binding protein, protein MERIQSSAILKDLKRKMVLITGPRQVGKTFLAKQLAKSYQYPVYLNFDNLQDRNIIHDQAWLFNTDLLILDEIHKMPNWKNYLKGIYDTKAESMHLLVTGSARLEIFNHIGDSLAGRYFLHRLMPLSCAELKQLNKSYNINDLIDKSGFPEPYLINDLIEVNRWRLQYVNSLLATDVFDFNKIQNIQAIRTLFELLKTKVGSPISYQSLAEDIAISPITVKKYIEILEALYIIFRITPFSKNIARSLLKEPKIYFFDSGLIKKNEGAQLENIVAVSLLKHVFAKIDYQAENYALHYLRTKDKEEVDFALIKDETVQQIIEVKSSDKELSKPLYTFHKKYNFPATQLVKNIRIEKMIDNIKVQRAENFLTELIL, encoded by the coding sequence ATGGAAAGAATTCAATCATCGGCTATTCTTAAAGACCTAAAACGCAAAATGGTCTTAATCACAGGTCCTAGGCAAGTGGGCAAAACCTTTTTGGCTAAACAACTCGCAAAATCATATCAATATCCGGTATATCTCAATTTTGACAATTTACAAGATAGAAATATCATTCATGATCAAGCTTGGCTATTCAATACGGATTTATTAATACTCGATGAAATACATAAAATGCCAAACTGGAAAAATTATTTAAAAGGAATTTATGATACTAAAGCAGAATCAATGCATCTTCTTGTTACAGGTAGCGCTAGATTAGAAATCTTCAATCATATTGGAGATTCATTAGCAGGCCGTTACTTTCTGCATAGACTTATGCCACTCTCTTGCGCAGAATTAAAACAATTAAACAAATCTTATAATATAAATGATCTAATAGATAAAAGTGGTTTTCCAGAACCTTATTTAATCAATGATTTAATTGAAGTTAATCGCTGGCGCTTACAATATGTAAATAGTTTACTAGCAACAGATGTTTTTGATTTTAATAAAATACAAAATATACAAGCAATTAGAACATTATTTGAGCTATTAAAAACTAAAGTAGGTTCTCCAATTTCTTATCAATCACTTGCCGAAGATATTGCTATTTCTCCCATTACTGTTAAAAAATATATAGAGATTCTCGAAGCATTATATATTATTTTTCGTATAACACCCTTCTCAAAAAATATTGCACGAAGTTTATTAAAAGAACCTAAAATATATTTTTTCGACTCAGGATTAATCAAGAAAAATGAAGGTGCACAATTAGAAAATATTGTTGCAGTTTCCCTCTTAAAACATGTCTTTGCGAAGATTGATTATCAAGCAGAAAACTATGCATTACATTATTTGCGGACAAAGGACAAGGAAGAAGTTGATTTTGCTCTAATCAAAGATGAAACCGTACAACAAATCATTGAGGTCAAATCATCAGACAAAGAACTTTCAAAACCTTTATACACATTTCATAAAAAATATAATTTCCCCGCTACGCAACTTGTAAAAAATATTCGCATTGAGAAAATGATTGACAATATCAAGGTTCAAAGAGCAGAAAATTTTTTAACAGAATTAATTTTATAA